From the genome of Streptococcus lutetiensis, one region includes:
- the pcrA gene encoding DNA helicase PcrA, giving the protein MNPLLNGMNDRQAEAVKTTEGPLLIMAGAGSGKTRVLTHRIAYLIDEKFVNPWNILAITFTNKAAREMRERAMALNPATADTLIATFHSMCVRILRRDADHIGYNRNFTIVDPGEQRTLMKRILKNLNIDPKKWNERAILGTISNAKNDLLDEVAYENQAGDMYTQIVAKCYEAYQAELRQSEAMDFDDLIMLTLRLFDQNPDVLAYYQQRYQYIHVDEYQDTNHAQYQLVKLLASRFKNICVVGDADQSIYGWRGADMQNILDFEKDYPEAKVVMLEENYRSTKKILQAANDVINNNRNRRPKKLWTQNTDGEQIVYYRGRDEREEAVFVASTIDNIVREQGKNFKDFAVLYRTNAQSRTIEEALLKSNIPYTMVGGTKFYSRKEIRDVISYLNVIANTADNISYERIVNEPKRGVGPGTLEKIRDFANLQNMSLLDASANIMLSGVKGKAAQAVWDLANLLMNLRADLDKYSVTELVETVLDKTGYLDALRVQNTLESQARIENIEEFLTVTKNFDENQDDAPEDESGIDKLSRFLNDLALIADTDDGDVETAEVTLMTLHAAKGLEFPIVFLIGMEEGVFPLSRAAEDQDELEEERRLAYVGITRAEQLLFVTNANARTLFGKTSYNRPSRFIREIDDELLQYQGLARPANSSFGVCYSNSSDQSMSFGKGMSLQQALQARKAKVQPTSRGVQLYSKAVKGVPFGQASGASKEAVDWQIGDIAHHRKWGEGTVLAVTGSGKTQELKINFPEVGLKKLLASVAPIEKK; this is encoded by the coding sequence ATGAATCCTTTATTAAATGGTATGAATGATAGGCAGGCTGAAGCTGTTAAAACGACAGAAGGTCCGCTTTTGATTATGGCAGGTGCGGGCTCTGGGAAGACTCGCGTGTTAACACACCGCATTGCCTATTTGATTGATGAAAAATTTGTAAATCCGTGGAATATTTTAGCGATTACCTTCACCAATAAAGCTGCGCGTGAAATGCGTGAACGTGCCATGGCCTTGAATCCAGCAACGGCTGATACGTTGATTGCTACCTTCCACAGCATGTGTGTGCGCATTTTGCGTCGTGACGCTGACCATATTGGCTACAACCGTAACTTTACAATTGTGGACCCAGGTGAGCAACGCACGCTCATGAAACGTATTTTAAAGAACCTCAACATTGATCCTAAAAAATGGAATGAACGTGCCATCCTTGGAACCATTTCAAATGCCAAGAATGATTTGCTTGATGAGGTTGCATATGAGAACCAAGCTGGTGACATGTACACACAAATTGTTGCCAAATGTTATGAAGCTTATCAAGCTGAACTTCGTCAAAGCGAAGCTATGGACTTTGATGACCTTATCATGTTGACGCTTCGTTTGTTTGACCAAAATCCAGATGTTTTGGCTTATTACCAACAACGCTACCAATATATTCACGTAGATGAGTATCAAGATACTAACCATGCTCAGTATCAGTTGGTGAAACTTTTAGCATCTCGTTTTAAAAATATCTGTGTCGTCGGTGATGCTGACCAATCTATCTATGGTTGGCGTGGGGCTGATATGCAAAATATCCTTGATTTTGAGAAAGATTATCCCGAAGCCAAGGTTGTTATGTTGGAAGAAAACTATCGTTCCACTAAGAAAATTTTGCAAGCAGCTAATGACGTTATCAATAACAACCGTAATCGTCGTCCGAAAAAACTTTGGACACAAAATACTGATGGGGAACAAATCGTTTACTATCGTGGGCGTGACGAACGTGAAGAAGCTGTTTTTGTTGCTTCAACGATTGACAATATTGTCCGTGAACAAGGGAAAAACTTCAAAGATTTTGCAGTACTTTACCGTACAAATGCCCAATCACGTACTATTGAAGAAGCTTTGCTGAAATCAAATATTCCTTATACTATGGTTGGTGGAACAAAATTCTACAGCCGTAAGGAAATTCGTGACGTGATTTCATACTTGAATGTTATTGCAAATACTGCCGATAACATTAGTTATGAACGAATTGTCAACGAACCGAAACGCGGTGTCGGTCCTGGTACGCTTGAGAAAATCCGTGACTTTGCTAATCTTCAAAACATGAGTTTGCTTGATGCATCAGCTAACATTATGCTTTCAGGTGTCAAAGGAAAAGCAGCACAAGCCGTTTGGGATTTGGCTAATCTTCTTATGAATCTTCGTGCTGATTTGGACAAATACAGTGTTACTGAATTGGTAGAAACTGTTCTTGATAAGACAGGTTATCTTGATGCCCTTCGTGTGCAAAATACACTTGAAAGCCAAGCACGTATCGAAAATATCGAAGAATTCTTGACTGTTACGAAAAACTTTGATGAAAATCAAGACGATGCCCCAGAAGATGAATCTGGTATTGACAAACTAAGTCGTTTCTTGAATGATTTGGCTTTGATTGCAGATACTGATGATGGTGATGTTGAAACAGCAGAAGTGACTTTGATGACCTTGCACGCTGCCAAAGGTTTGGAATTTCCAATTGTCTTCTTGATTGGTATGGAAGAAGGAGTCTTCCCACTTTCTCGAGCTGCTGAAGATCAAGATGAATTAGAAGAAGAACGCCGTTTGGCATATGTTGGTATTACGCGTGCTGAGCAATTGCTCTTTGTGACAAATGCCAATGCACGTACCTTGTTTGGTAAAACAAGTTATAACCGTCCATCTCGCTTCATCCGTGAAATTGATGATGAGTTATTGCAATACCAAGGATTGGCTCGACCTGCTAATTCTTCATTTGGTGTTTGCTATAGCAATAGCAGCGACCAATCAATGAGTTTTGGTAAGGGGATGAGTCTCCAACAAGCTCTTCAAGCTCGCAAAGCGAAAGTTCAACCGACATCACGTGGAGTGCAGCTATATTCAAAAGCCGTCAAAGGAGTACCTTTTGGTCAAGCCTCTGGCGCTTCAAAAGAAGCTGTCGACTGGCAAATCGGAGATATTGCTCACCACAGAAAATGGGGTGAAGGAACTGTTCTTGCAGTTACGGGCTCAGGAAAAACTCAAGAACTAAAAATCAATTTCCCCGAAGTTGGACTTAAAAAACTACTAGCCAGCGTTGCACCAATTGAGAAGAAATAA
- the pdxT gene encoding pyridoxal 5'-phosphate synthase glutaminase subunit PdxT has product MALQGDFAEHKAKLVSLGAQTIEIRQLKDLENLLDGLVLPGGESTVQGKPLSDLGILEPLREKIQQDLPVLATCAGLILLAENVKNQEKRYLATLPVTVKRNAYGRQLGSFTTAFDFADLGQVPATFIRAPCISEVEDEVEILSKHQGKIIAARYRNQIGLSFHPEDDESDSIHSYFLKICQTK; this is encoded by the coding sequence ATTGCTCTACAAGGGGATTTTGCAGAGCACAAAGCAAAGTTAGTCTCATTAGGTGCACAGACAATTGAGATTCGGCAGCTAAAAGATTTGGAAAATCTGCTAGACGGTTTGGTGCTTCCAGGTGGTGAATCAACGGTACAAGGAAAACCATTATCTGACTTGGGGATTTTAGAACCCTTGCGAGAAAAGATTCAGCAAGACTTGCCAGTTCTTGCGACTTGCGCTGGCTTGATTTTACTAGCTGAAAATGTGAAAAATCAGGAAAAACGTTATTTAGCAACTTTGCCAGTCACCGTTAAGCGCAATGCCTACGGTAGACAATTAGGAAGCTTTACGACGGCGTTTGATTTTGCGGATTTAGGTCAAGTACCAGCGACTTTTATCAGAGCACCATGCATCAGTGAGGTAGAAGATGAAGTTGAGATTTTGTCAAAACATCAGGGCAAAATCATCGCTGCTCGTTATCGCAATCAAATCGGACTTTCTTTTCATCCTGAAGATGATGAGAGTGACAGCATTCATTCGTATTTCTTGAAGATTTGTCAAACAAAGTGA
- a CDS encoding alanine/glycine:cation symporter family protein, with product MLNFFTMLDDMVWGAPLLILLVGTGIYLTVRLGLLQVLKLPKAFKLIFADDKGQGDISSFAALATALAATVGTGNIVGVATAIKAGGPGALFWMWIAAFFGMATKYSEGLLAIKYRTRDDNGEVSGGPMYYILNGMGKRWKPLAIFFAVAGILVAYFGIGTFSQVNSIASSLENSFGLAPQIVSIVVAVIVAIIIFGGIKSISKVAEKVVPFMAIIYILATLAVIFTNFDQILPAFGQIFTGAFTGTAAVGGFAGAVVKEAIQKGIARGVFSNESGLGSAPIAAAAAKTEEPVEQGLVSMTGTFIDTIIICTLTGLSIIVTEKWTVAGLEGAPLTQAAFSSLFGTPGALALTFCLVLFAFTTILGWSYYGERCFEFLFGTKHIKLYRVIFVIMVALGGFLKLELIWIIADIVNGLMALPNLIALLALSPVIIRETKNYFSRMK from the coding sequence ATGCTAAACTTTTTTACAATGCTAGATGATATGGTCTGGGGTGCCCCACTGCTTATTCTGTTGGTGGGGACAGGGATTTATTTAACTGTTCGGCTTGGCTTACTCCAGGTTTTAAAATTACCTAAAGCCTTTAAATTAATTTTCGCAGACGACAAAGGTCAAGGGGATATTTCTAGTTTTGCCGCTCTTGCTACTGCTCTTGCAGCAACAGTAGGTACTGGTAACATCGTTGGTGTAGCAACAGCTATCAAAGCTGGTGGTCCTGGAGCCCTATTTTGGATGTGGATTGCTGCTTTCTTTGGAATGGCAACAAAATACTCTGAAGGACTTCTTGCCATCAAATACCGCACACGCGATGATAACGGCGAAGTTTCTGGTGGACCAATGTACTATATCTTAAATGGTATGGGTAAACGCTGGAAACCACTTGCCATTTTCTTTGCTGTCGCTGGTATCCTTGTTGCTTACTTTGGTATTGGTACTTTCTCACAAGTTAACTCAATTGCTTCATCACTTGAAAATTCATTTGGCTTAGCGCCACAGATTGTAAGTATTGTTGTTGCTGTAATTGTTGCCATCATTATCTTCGGTGGAATCAAATCAATTTCAAAAGTTGCCGAGAAAGTTGTTCCTTTCATGGCGATTATCTACATCCTTGCAACTTTAGCTGTCATATTTACAAACTTCGATCAAATTCTTCCAGCATTTGGTCAAATCTTCACTGGTGCTTTTACTGGTACGGCTGCTGTCGGTGGTTTTGCTGGTGCCGTTGTTAAAGAAGCCATCCAAAAAGGTATCGCGCGTGGGGTCTTCTCAAATGAATCTGGTCTAGGTTCAGCTCCGATTGCTGCTGCCGCTGCTAAAACAGAAGAACCTGTTGAACAAGGTCTTGTCTCAATGACTGGTACTTTTATTGATACGATTATCATTTGTACTTTGACTGGTCTTTCAATCATCGTTACTGAGAAATGGACTGTAGCTGGTCTAGAAGGTGCCCCTCTGACTCAAGCAGCATTCTCATCTCTCTTTGGAACTCCTGGTGCTCTTGCTTTAACTTTCTGTCTTGTTTTATTTGCCTTTACGACAATTCTTGGTTGGTCTTACTACGGTGAACGCTGCTTTGAATTCCTTTTCGGAACAAAACACATCAAACTTTATCGCGTTATTTTTGTCATCATGGTTGCTCTTGGTGGATTCTTAAAACTTGAGCTTATCTGGATTATTGCTGATATCGTTAATGGTCTTATGGCTCTACCAAACCTTATCGCTCTACTTGCTCTGTCACCGGTTATTATCCGTGAAACAAAAAATTATTTTTCTCGCATGAAATAA
- a CDS encoding HAD hydrolase family protein, producing the protein MTFGDGDNDIAMLRLAKYSYVMENASEAVKAAANFIAPSNAKSGVFQVTEQYLESH; encoded by the coding sequence ATGACATTTGGAGACGGCGATAACGATATCGCTATGTTACGCTTAGCGAAATATTCTTATGTGATGGAAAATGCTAGCGAGGCAGTAAAAGCTGCTGCAAACTTTATAGCACCATCGAATGCTAAATCAGGTGTTTTTCAAGTGACTGAACAATACCTAGAATCACATTAA
- the vncS gene encoding sensor histidine kinase VncS — translation MKRLSLFKKIFIYTFSIFSILVICLHSAIYFLFPITYQGNRREVIVKKATKIAQSLDGQDKRTIERVLAVYSETSDILISVKGEVTEDRIEIADDIPLDPDRQTTSVVIEEREVTTQDGQSMTLQFLASMDLQKEAEQISLQFLPYTLLASFLISLLIAYIYARTIVAPILEIKRVTRRMMDLDAEVRLCVDSKDEIGDLKEQINSLYQHLLMVIADLHEKNTAVLQLEHMKVEFLRGASHELKTPLTSLKILIENMQENIGRYKDRDRYLAVASEIVDELSHNVLQILTLSSVQELRDEKEEISLLDITKELIQNYSLLAKERKLLVQNQLTNQQAYLNPSALKLILSNLLSNAIKHSTQGGYVRIAEKEGWISIENSCNPEEQEKFIQSFLNTSNKRAQGSGLGLFVVKSLLEHEGILYRFERQEKCLLFLIQFPSNE, via the coding sequence ATGAAGCGACTCAGTTTATTTAAAAAGATTTTTATCTACACTTTCTCTATTTTTAGTATTCTGGTCATTTGCCTCCACTCGGCCATATATTTTCTCTTTCCCATCACCTATCAAGGTAACAGGCGGGAAGTCATTGTCAAAAAGGCAACTAAGATTGCCCAGTCACTTGATGGACAGGATAAGAGGACGATTGAGCGGGTGCTGGCTGTTTACTCTGAGACCAGTGACATCTTGATTTCAGTCAAGGGGGAGGTGACCGAGGACAGGATAGAGATCGCAGACGATATTCCCTTGGACCCTGACCGTCAGACGACATCTGTGGTCATCGAGGAGCGAGAGGTAACGACTCAGGACGGTCAAAGCATGACTCTCCAGTTTCTAGCTTCTATGGATTTGCAAAAGGAGGCAGAGCAGATTAGTCTTCAGTTTCTTCCGTATACTTTGCTGGCTTCTTTTCTGATTTCACTGCTCATCGCCTACATCTATGCTCGCACCATTGTCGCACCAATTTTAGAAATCAAGCGGGTGACTCGCCGCATGATGGACTTAGATGCCGAGGTTCGTCTGTGTGTGGATTCTAAAGATGAGATTGGTGATTTAAAGGAACAAATCAATAGTCTCTACCAGCATCTCTTGATGGTTATTGCAGATTTGCACGAGAAAAATACGGCTGTTCTCCAGCTTGAACACATGAAGGTGGAGTTTTTGCGTGGGGCCTCACATGAACTAAAAACACCCCTCACCAGCCTGAAAATCCTCATTGAAAATATGCAAGAGAATATAGGACGCTATAAAGACCGAGACCGCTACCTAGCTGTGGCTTCAGAAATAGTTGATGAACTCAGCCATAATGTCTTGCAAATATTAACCCTTTCTTCCGTTCAGGAGCTACGGGACGAAAAAGAAGAGATTTCTTTGCTGGATATAACAAAAGAGCTAATACAGAACTACAGCCTACTTGCCAAAGAGCGGAAGCTTTTGGTGCAAAATCAATTGACGAACCAGCAGGCTTACCTCAACCCCTCTGCTCTCAAACTTATCCTGTCTAATCTTCTCAGCAATGCCATCAAGCATTCTACTCAAGGTGGTTACGTGAGGATCGCTGAGAAGGAGGGCTGGATTTCCATTGAAAACAGCTGTAATCCAGAGGAACAAGAAAAATTTATCCAATCCTTCTTGAATACAAGCAATAAAAGGGCACAGGGCTCTGGTCTAGGCCTCTTTGTAGTTAAAAGCTTATTGGAGCACGAAGGGATTCTTTACCGCTTTGAGAGACAGGAGAAATGCTTACTTTTTTTGATACAATTTCCTAGTAACGAGTAA
- the vncR gene encoding response regulator transcription factor VncR, translated as MKILIVEDEDMIREGISDYLTDCGYETIQAADGQEALEQFSSYEIALVLLDIQMPKLSGLEVLVEIRKISQVPVLMLTAFQDEEYKMSAFASLADGYLEKPFSLSLLKVRVDAIFKRYYDKGRVFIYKDTRVDFESYSASLAGEEVAINAKELEILDYLVKNEGCVLTRTQIIDAVWKATDEVPFERVIDVYIKGLRKKLHLDCIHTVRNVGYKLERK; from the coding sequence ATGAAGATTTTAATTGTAGAAGATGAAGATATGATCCGTGAGGGGATTAGTGATTATTTGACAGACTGTGGCTATGAAACTATTCAGGCAGCAGATGGTCAGGAGGCCTTGGAGCAATTTTCTAGTTATGAAATTGCTCTGGTATTACTGGATATTCAAATGCCTAAGCTCAGTGGCTTAGAAGTCTTAGTTGAGATTCGTAAAATCAGTCAGGTTCCTGTTCTGATGTTGACAGCTTTTCAGGACGAAGAATACAAGATGAGTGCTTTTGCTTCCTTAGCGGATGGTTATCTGGAGAAACCCTTTTCTCTATCTCTTTTGAAAGTGAGAGTGGATGCGATTTTTAAGCGCTATTATGATAAGGGACGAGTCTTTATTTACAAGGATACGCGAGTGGACTTTGAGAGTTACAGTGCAAGTCTAGCAGGAGAAGAAGTGGCTATTAATGCCAAAGAATTAGAAATTCTAGATTATTTGGTCAAAAATGAAGGATGTGTCTTGACACGAACACAGATTATTGATGCAGTGTGGAAGGCAACAGATGAGGTTCCTTTTGAACGAGTGATTGATGTCTACATCAAGGGTTTGCGCAAAAAGTTGCACCTAGATTGTATCCATACCGTTAGAAATGTTGGCTATAAATTGGAAAGAAAATGA
- the vex3 gene encoding ABC transporter permease subunit Vex3 yields MLHNAFAYVTRKFFKSIVIFLIILLMASLSLVGLSIKGATAKASQETFKNITNSFSMQINRRVNQGTPRGAGNIKGEDIKKITENKAIESYVKRINAIGDLTGYDLIETPETKKNLTADRAKRFGSSLMLTGVNDSSKEDKFVSGSYKLVEGEHLTNDDKDKILMHKDLAAKHGWKVGDKVKLDSNIYDADNEKGAKETVEVTIKGLFDGHNQSAVTYSQELYENTAITDIHTAAKLYGYTEETAIYEDATFFVTADKNLDDVMKELNGISGINWKNYTLVKSSSNYPALEQSISGMYKMANLLFWGSLSFSVLLLALLLSLWINARRKEVGILLSIGLKQASILGQFITESILIAIPALVSAYFLSNYTARAIGNTVLANVTSGVTKQASKAAQVSNLGGGAEVDGFSKTLSSLDISIQTSDFIIIFILVLVLVVLVMTLASINLLRKQPKELLLDIE; encoded by the coding sequence ATGTTACACAACGCATTTGCCTATGTCACAAGGAAGTTTTTCAAATCTATTGTTATCTTCCTTATCATTCTCCTCATGGCGAGCTTGAGTCTAGTCGGTTTGTCGATCAAGGGAGCTACGGCTAAGGCTTCTCAGGAGACTTTTAAAAATATCACCAATAGTTTTTCCATGCAAATTAACCGTCGCGTTAATCAAGGAACGCCACGTGGTGCAGGAAATATTAAGGGTGAAGACATCAAAAAAATCACTGAAAACAAGGCTATTGAATCTTATGTGAAGCGAATCAATGCTATCGGGGATTTGACTGGATATGACCTCATTGAAACGCCAGAGACTAAGAAAAATCTAACTGCTGATCGTGCTAAACGTTTTGGAAGTAGTTTGATGCTGACAGGTGTCAACGATTCATCAAAAGAAGATAAGTTCGTCTCAGGTTCTTATAAATTGGTTGAAGGAGAGCACTTAACCAATGATGACAAGGACAAAATCCTTATGCATAAGGATTTAGCAGCGAAACATGGTTGGAAAGTAGGGGATAAGGTCAAACTTGACTCCAATATTTATGATGCTGATAATGAAAAAGGTGCTAAAGAAACGGTTGAAGTAACAATCAAAGGTCTCTTTGATGGTCACAATCAGTCCGCGGTTACCTACTCACAAGAGCTCTACGAAAATACAGCTATTACAGATATCCATACTGCTGCTAAACTATACGGCTACACAGAAGAAACTGCTATTTATGAGGATGCAACTTTCTTTGTAACAGCGGACAAGAACTTGGATGATGTCATGAAGGAGTTGAATGGTATCAGTGGTATCAACTGGAAGAACTATACCCTCGTTAAGAGCTCCTCTAACTACCCAGCTCTTGAGCAGTCTATCTCAGGTATGTACAAGATGGCCAACCTCCTCTTCTGGGGTAGCTTGAGTTTCTCTGTTCTCCTATTAGCCCTTCTTCTTAGTCTCTGGATTAATGCTAGACGCAAAGAAGTGGGAATTCTCCTCTCTATTGGTCTCAAGCAAGCAAGTATCTTGGGTCAATTTATTACCGAATCTATCTTGATTGCAATCCCAGCTCTTGTTTCTGCTTATTTCCTATCCAACTATACAGCTCGTGCTATTGGAAACACGGTTCTTGCCAATGTGACTTCTGGAGTTACCAAACAAGCCAGCAAGGCAGCTCAAGTTTCTAACCTTGGTGGTGGTGCAGAAGTAGATGGATTTAGTAAAACTCTATCAAGCTTAGACATTTCTATTCAGACATCAGACTTTATCATCATCTTTATTCTTGTCTTAGTTTTAGTTGTGTTAGTGATGACACTTGCTTCAATCAATCTCCTCAGAAAACAACCAAAAGAACTCTTGCTCGATATTGAATAA
- the vex2 gene encoding ABC transporter ATP-binding subunit Vex2 translates to MTLLELQDVTYRYKNTAEAVLYQIKYNFEPGKFYSIIGESGAGKSTLLSLLAGLDSPVEGTILFQGEDIRNKGYSYHRMHHISLVFQNYNLIDYLSPLENIRLVNKKTSKDILLELGLDESQINRNVLQLSGGQQQRVAIARSLVSEAPVILADEPTGNLDPKTAGDIIDLLKSLAQKTGKCVIVVTHSKEVAQASDITLELKDKKLSEARNTSK, encoded by the coding sequence ATGACTTTATTAGAATTACAAGATGTTACCTACCGTTATAAGAATACTGCTGAAGCAGTTTTATATCAGATCAAGTATAATTTTGAACCCGGAAAATTTTATAGCATCATTGGGGAGTCTGGAGCAGGGAAATCCACTCTATTGTCCCTTCTTGCTGGCTTAGATAGCCCTGTCGAAGGAACTATCCTTTTCCAAGGAGAGGATATTCGTAACAAGGGATATTCTTACCATCGTATGCATCATATTTCCCTAGTCTTTCAAAATTATAACTTGATAGATTATCTTTCTCCGCTGGAAAATATCCGCTTGGTCAACAAAAAGACAAGCAAGGATATACTTCTTGAGCTTGGTTTGGATGAAAGCCAGATCAATCGGAATGTTCTCCAGTTATCAGGTGGACAACAACAACGTGTAGCCATCGCTCGCAGTCTTGTTTCAGAAGCTCCAGTTATTCTAGCTGATGAGCCAACAGGAAATCTGGATCCTAAGACTGCTGGAGATATTATCGATCTTCTCAAATCACTTGCCCAAAAAACAGGTAAATGTGTTATCGTCGTAACCCACAGTAAAGAAGTGGCACAAGCGTCAGATATTACACTTGAATTGAAGGATAAAAAGCTTTCTGAAGCTCGCAATACTAGCAAATAA
- a CDS encoding ABC transporter permease → MNPTQRAWAYVSRKRLRNFILFLILFVLLAGISACLTLMKSNKTVENNLYKSLNTSFSIKKIENGQTFKLSDLEAVRKIKGLEKVSPELETIAKLKDKEAVSGEQSVERNDLSAVDKNLVGLTALEDSSRDVTFTSSAFNLKEGRHLQKGDSKKILIHEELAKKNGLSLNDKIRLDAGQSESGKGQTVEFEIVGIFSGKKQEKFTGMSSDFSENNVFIDYESSQSLLENSEPQVSTARFYLKNPKEMGGLLEQVENLSLENQGYQVEKENKAFEQIKDSVATFQTFLTIFLYGIMIAGAGALILVLSLWLRERVYEVGILLALGKGKSSIFLQFCLEVVLVSVGALLPSFIAGNAIASYLLRTLLASGDQAALQDTLAKASGLSSSILSFTESYVFLLLISCLSVTLCFIFLFRKTPKEILSSIS, encoded by the coding sequence ATGAATCCAACCCAAAGAGCTTGGGCTTATGTCAGCAGAAAACGACTGAGAAATTTTATTTTATTTCTGATTTTATTCGTCCTTTTGGCCGGAATTTCAGCCTGTTTGACTCTGATGAAGTCCAACAAAACAGTAGAAAACAATCTTTACAAATCGCTCAATACATCTTTTTCCATTAAGAAGATAGAGAATGGTCAAACTTTCAAGTTGTCAGACCTAGAGGCTGTGAGAAAGATTAAGGGACTTGAAAAAGTTTCACCAGAATTAGAAACAATCGCAAAACTAAAAGACAAGGAAGCAGTGAGTGGTGAGCAGAGCGTAGAACGTAATGATTTGTCAGCTGTGGACAAGAACTTGGTCGGCTTAACTGCGTTAGAGGATTCTTCCAGGGATGTAACCTTTACAAGTTCGGCCTTTAACCTAAAAGAAGGACGCCACCTTCAAAAAGGGGATTCAAAAAAAATCTTGATTCACGAAGAATTAGCCAAGAAAAATGGTCTCTCTCTCAATGACAAGATTCGCTTAGATGCAGGTCAGTCTGAATCAGGAAAAGGACAAACTGTTGAGTTTGAGATTGTTGGAATTTTTTCTGGTAAAAAGCAAGAGAAATTTACGGGCATGTCCTCTGACTTTAGTGAAAATAATGTCTTTATCGACTATGAAAGCAGTCAAAGTCTCTTGGAAAATAGCGAACCTCAAGTTAGCACAGCTCGTTTCTACCTAAAAAATCCCAAGGAAATGGGTGGCCTCTTGGAACAAGTGGAAAACTTGTCTCTGGAAAATCAAGGCTACCAAGTAGAGAAGGAAAACAAGGCGTTTGAGCAAATTAAAGATTCAGTTGCGACCTTCCAAACCTTCCTGACCATCTTCCTCTACGGGATTATGATAGCAGGAGCAGGGGCTTTGATTTTGGTCTTATCTCTCTGGTTGAGAGAGCGGGTTTATGAGGTCGGAATCCTATTGGCACTTGGAAAAGGGAAAAGTTCGATTTTCCTACAGTTCTGTTTAGAGGTGGTTTTGGTATCAGTTGGAGCTCTGCTTCCATCCTTTATTGCAGGAAATGCCATTGCGTCCTACCTGCTTCGAACTCTACTCGCAAGTGGAGATCAGGCAGCTCTTCAAGACACCCTAGCCAAAGCAAGTGGCCTATCCAGTAGTATCCTATCATTTACAGAATCCTATGTATTTTTGCTACTAATTAGTTGCTTATCTGTCACTCTCTGTTTTATCTTTTTATTTAGAAAAACACCGAAGGAAATTTTATCGTCTATTAGTTAA